A genomic window from Silene latifolia isolate original U9 population chromosome Y, ASM4854445v1, whole genome shotgun sequence includes:
- the LOC141629206 gene encoding protein FAR1-RELATED SEQUENCE 12-like: MTNDADSCMPSFGPTSHDTSVSQITSITRIESPSPPTSNDNHFTEITSTPRIEQPSVSYHEHQLFLDSTSGGTELWTRNVSIQSKPQLGETFEKLEDAISFYNVYAEACGFGPRKSSQKKNADVAIFYKLVVCNREGFRDGKKRKVVVHDSVVEQTLIKPFDIKNNKLTRIGYSKEHADGYKNVGAQLIDFKNFGRDIKCFIGDKDAQLFINHFEDLRETNPGFYFAYEVDSFKFDHHKRSVTFAAALLFHKDEDSFKWVFEKFLDAMGQREPQCIIANQCPGIKKVVPKVFKKAKHRYCMWHIMQKVTDKIGSTISKETDFRHGSTAPYSKQHDRDNDYTLPQLATSLHLEAHASKVYTHAIFKDIQQEAAASMCSLSVGGFIPPIHSIEVIVVAGARMHKTFQVVFNSTSNDAECSCKLFNRKGIICKHIIWIFSGKQVKTLPDKYILMRWTKNAQKIPLYGSHGELLDDFDATDVKKPEMCKLWSEFYSTISVLRTMPNNQITDLADTLKQYRVKLNPQAQLMTKEQELEMLLGCSSSTEVRILPPRQAKKKGSGKRMISTKQQCIAKAEKPKRLCNNCKQLANHDKRNCPNPFVLRSSDDD; encoded by the exons ATGCTGATAGTTGTATGCCTTCTTTTGGACCCACCTCTCACGATACTAGTGTGTCTCAAATTACTTCTATTACACGCATTGAAAGTCCTTCTCCACCTACGTCTAATGATAATCATTTTACGGAAATTACTTCTACTCCACGCATTGAACAACCTTCTGTTTCTTATCATGAACATCAACTGTTTTTGGATTCCACATCTGGTGGTACTGAATTGTGGACAAGGAATGTCTCAATTCAGTCTAAACCTCAACTTGGTGAGACTTTTGAAAAATTGGAAGACGCTATCAGTTTTTATAATGTGTATGCAGAAGCATGTGGTTTTGGACCTAGGAAGTCCTCCCAAAAAAAAAATGCTGATGTTGCCATCTTTTATAAACTTGTTGTCTGTAATCGTGAAGGGTTTAGAGATGGTAAGAAAAGGAAAGTTGTTGTTCATGATAGTGTAGTGGAGCAGACACTTATAAAGCCGTTTGATATTAAGAACAATAAACTAACTAGGATTGG ATATTCTAAGGAACATGCAGATGGTTACAAGAATGTTGGTGCTCAATTGATTGATTTTAAGAATTTTGGAAGGGATATCAAATGTTTCATAGGAGATAAGGATGCTCAATTGTTTATCAATCATTTCGAGGACCTACGTGAAACCAATCCAGGTTTTTACTTTGCTTATGAAGTGGATTCTTTCAAATTTG ACCACCACAAAAGATCTGTGACTTTTGCTGCTGCATTGTTGTTTCATAAGGATGAAGATTCATTTAAGTGGGTTTTTGAGAAGTTCTTAGACGCTATGGGTCAGCGAGAGCCGCAATGTATAATCGCTAACCAATGTCCAGGAATAAAGAAGGTTGTACCCAAAGTTTTCAAGAAGGCTAAGCatagatattgcatgtggcatattatGCAAAAGGTCACTGATAAGATTGGAAGTACAATATCCAAAGAGACTGATTTT CGCCATGGATCAACAGCGCCATACTCAAAACAACATGATCGAGACAATGATTATACTTTACCACAATTAGCTACGTCTCTACACTTGGAAGCTCATGCGTCCAAGGTTTATACCCATGCTATTTTCAAAGATATTCAACAAGAGGCTGCTGCCTCCATGTGTTCCCTTAGTGTTGGTGGCTTTATACCACCTATCCACAGTATAGAGGTCATTGTTGTAGCTGGCGCTAGAATGCATAAGACCTTTCAAGTAGTGTTCAATTCTACAAGCAACGATGCAGAATGTTCTTGTAAGCTGTTCAATAGGAAGGGTATTATTTGCAAACACATTATTTGGATTTTCTCTGGGAAACAAGTCAAGACTTTGCCTGATAAGTACATTCTTATGCGCTGGACAAAGAATGCACAAAAGATCCCTCTTTATGGTTCACATGGTGAGTTACTTGACGACTTTGATGCCACAGATGTAAAGAAGCCGGAGATGTGCAAGTTATGGTCAGAGTTCTACTCAACTATCAGTGTGCTGAGAACTATGCCTAACAATCAGATCACTGATCTTGCTGACACATTGAAGCAATATAGGGTCAAACTCAATCCACAAGCACAGTTAATGACAAAAGAGCAGGAGTTGGAAATGCTTCTTGGATGTAGTTCCTCAACTGAGGTGAGGATTCTACCGCCTCGTCAGGCAAAGAAGAAGGGTAGTGGGAAGAGAATGATATCGACAAAGCAACAATGCATTGCCAAAGCAGAGAAGCCTAAAAGGCTTTGCAATAATTGCAAACAATTGGCTAACCATGATAAGCGTAACTGCCCTAATCCTTTTGTACTT